The nucleotide sequence TCTCGGAATAGACGGTATAGAGGGCTAAGGGGCCTACCATGATTAACTGTTTGTCCAAGATTGGATAGTCTAGTTCCACGTTGCTTTTGGACGTCTTAATCCACTTGAGCTTCTCGTTGCTAGTTCTGTAGTTCTTGTCTAACCCACCGATAAATATCGCGTTCTTTACCTCTAGCTTCTTGATCCAGTCTATTACCCTCTTCGAGTACGCATTCCATTCCCTCTCAATCGGTAACACGTGATTCAGTTGGACTATTATATGGCTTTCTTCGTCGTAAAATAGCTCGTAAGGAGTAACTATTCCGTACTCGTCAAGGAAGGTAACGGCAGTAAGGTATTTGGTCGTTATGTAGCCTATCCTCTTCATTTTCCTCTGCAGTACAATATGTCTGGTAGCCAAGTAACCAACTTCTCCAAGCGTTCTAAATCCAGTAATGTAATACGCGTGCTTAAGCTGGCTCTCGTCCACGTCCTTAAGTATTATCTTCATTTTTAATTCTCCCCTTAACATTTACGGCTACTCCTTTCTTATATTCTATTGCCTCCTCTCCAGAAACCTTCATTTTTCCGTAGGCTATTAGCCGGTCTTCCTCATTCACCACCAGTACGTAGTCCCCAGCCCTCAAGGACTTATCAGCCTGGATCACGTGTTTAGAGAAAACGTTGCCGCCCTTTCTTATTACCTCTGCTATGTCGTTAGGGACGATAACTCTGTACTCGGGAGTCTTTGTACATTCCTTAATAGTTGAAGACGACAAGTCAGTTAAGGAAAACAAGTTATCCTGGGCCTTAAGGACAAGGTAAAGTCTATTATCTTTTAGTACGTTCCTAATCCTCCAAGTGTTGAGCGACCTTTGGACAGAAAAAGGGGACTTTTCCGGAAAAAGGCAGTCTGCAACATTTGGGTCAAACTGGTATTCGGCTATTGTCTTTAAGTAAATGAAGTCAAAGTCCATCAAGCTCTCTGGCTTTGTAACAAACTTCTCCGCCTTCTCACGCATACTTCTCTTCTCTCGATTTGTGGAAATCCCTCTTATTCTTATCTTGAAGTCTCTCTATGGCCCTCACGAAGTCTGAGAACGTTATTTCCCTTCTTCCTTCCCTTATAGTTATGTAGCCTGCCTCAGTGCACACGTTCCTTATGTCAGCTCCGCTAAACCCTTCAGTCATCCTGGCTATTCTCTCTAGGTCGAAGTCCTCTAGCCTTACTTTCATTTTCTTTATGTATATGTTGAATATTTCCTTCCTAGCACCGACGTCAGGCAATGGTATTTCAATAAGTCTGTCAAACCTCCCTGGCCTCAACAATGCTGGATCCAGTATGTCCACCCTGTTAGTAGCTGCAATTATCTTTACGTTATCTAGTGGATGAAAACCGTCTAGCTCAGCCAGTAGTTGCATGAGGGTTCTCTGAATCTCCCTCTCCCCGCTCGTACCTAGATCTACTCTCTTGGCACCTATGGCGTCGATTTCGTCTATGAATATTATGGATGGAGCTTTCTTTCTAGCTAACTCGAACACTTCCCTAACTATCCTTGCACCCTCTCCGACGAACTTCTGGGCAAACTCTGACGCTACTACGTGGATAAATGTGGCGTTACTCTCGGCAGCTACAGCTTTAGCTAGCATCGTCTTCCCTGTGCCTGGTGGTCCGTAGAGCAACACGCCCTTAGGTGGCTGTATTCCAAGCTCCTTAAACAACTCTGGGTTCTTGAGAGGTAACTCGATTACCTCCCTCAGTTCCTGGATCTGTCTAGATAGCCCTCCTATATCACTATACCTCACGTTGGGCCTCTCCTCAACTTCCATTGTCTTGACTAGAGGATCTTCCCTATTGGGCAAGATCTCCACTATAGTAGAACCCCTTTGGTTTAGGGCAACTTGGACCCCAGGCCTTAACTTGGATAAGTTAACGTTATCGCTAACGTTTACGACTAAGTTGGGTCCAGAAGTGCTCCTCACTATCACTCTCTTATCTTCTAAAACGTCTAGCACTATTGCCTCTATCAGGGGAGGGCTAAGCAATTTCTCCAGCTCTGACTTATAATAATTTAGCTCCTTCCTGAGGCTCTCGGTCTCTACTTGCAATGCCTTAATTTTTTCCTCAAGTAACCTTATCACTTGCTCGTCAGATTCAGAATTATCTCTTGAGAAGTCAAGGTTCCCAGACAAACTTACCCAATATATTCAGTTTATGAGATAGGCTAAAAATGTTTGTTGCTATCTATTATATAGTGAGAAGATGCAGAAGGAGGTACAGAATTACTGCGAGCTGTGCGGTTCTCCCATAAAGGGCAAGGGGATAACCGTAAGTTATGAGGGTAGCGTCATTACTGTGTGCAACTCCTGTTACGCGAAGATCAAGGGCCACTCTAAGATCGTCGATCCAAAGAAGGTTATCTACACCTCCCCAAAACAACAACTCCCTAAGCAACAGAAGGCGCAGCCTAAGCTAGAAAGCAAGGAGGACGTCTGGGAAATAGTAGACGACTATCCTAAGCTGATTAGACAGGCAAGGGAGAGCCTAGGCATGACCACTAAGGATTTGGCCCAAAAACTGAAAGTCCAGGAGAACGTCATAAAGAGGTTTGAACTGGGTAGACTTAAGCCCACTATTCAGCAAGCTAGAGAGCTGGAAAGAGTTCTATCCATCAAGTTGCTGGTTAAGGTCGAAGAGAAGGGTGAAGAGGGAGGCGCTAACAAGGCCAAGTACGAACTTACCTTAGGAGACGTAGTAAACATTAGAGAGGGAAATGAGTGAGAGCAGTACTGTTTGTATCAGATGAGTACAAAGAGGAAGCTTTAACCCTAGCCGAGAACGCGGGTTACGACGTAGTAGAAGTGTTCAAACTTCCTAAGGACCCCAACTCCCTGTTTTACATCCCTCAGGATAAAGTAGAAAAGCTGGCAGAGTCT is from Candidatus Aramenus sp. CH1 and encodes:
- a CDS encoding PAC2 family protein, with translation MKIILKDVDESQLKHAYYITGFRTLGEVGYLATRHIVLQRKMKRIGYITTKYLTAVTFLDEYGIVTPYELFYDEESHIIVQLNHVLPIEREWNAYSKRVIDWIKKLEVKNAIFIGGLDKNYRTSNEKLKWIKTSKSNVELDYPILDKQLIMVGPLALYTVYSEIYDIPATVILPYADRDRIDPAAAAAAIEAVNKILGLNIDVSELYEDAKRIEEEIKKQLEYLQKEYSKSSLDRHYM
- a CDS encoding pseudouridine synthase; its protein translation is MREKAEKFVTKPESLMDFDFIYLKTIAEYQFDPNVADCLFPEKSPFSVQRSLNTWRIRNVLKDNRLYLVLKAQDNLFSLTDLSSSTIKECTKTPEYRVIVPNDIAEVIRKGGNVFSKHVIQADKSLRAGDYVLVVNEEDRLIAYGKMKVSGEEAIEYKKGVAVNVKGRIKNEDNT
- a CDS encoding proteasome-activating nucleotidase → MSGNLDFSRDNSESDEQVIRLLEEKIKALQVETESLRKELNYYKSELEKLLSPPLIEAIVLDVLEDKRVIVRSTSGPNLVVNVSDNVNLSKLRPGVQVALNQRGSTIVEILPNREDPLVKTMEVEERPNVRYSDIGGLSRQIQELREVIELPLKNPELFKELGIQPPKGVLLYGPPGTGKTMLAKAVAAESNATFIHVVASEFAQKFVGEGARIVREVFELARKKAPSIIFIDEIDAIGAKRVDLGTSGEREIQRTLMQLLAELDGFHPLDNVKIIAATNRVDILDPALLRPGRFDRLIEIPLPDVGARKEIFNIYIKKMKVRLEDFDLERIARMTEGFSGADIRNVCTEAGYITIREGRREITFSDFVRAIERLQDKNKRDFHKSREEKYA
- a CDS encoding multiprotein bridging factor aMBF1, translating into MQKEVQNYCELCGSPIKGKGITVSYEGSVITVCNSCYAKIKGHSKIVDPKKVIYTSPKQQLPKQQKAQPKLESKEDVWEIVDDYPKLIRQARESLGMTTKDLAQKLKVQENVIKRFELGRLKPTIQQARELERVLSIKLLVKVEEKGEEGGANKAKYELTLGDVVNIREGNE